In Phyllopteryx taeniolatus isolate TA_2022b chromosome 8, UOR_Ptae_1.2, whole genome shotgun sequence, one genomic interval encodes:
- the LOC133482452 gene encoding mid1-interacting protein 1-B-like produces MSEIMQSAELNRNSLLPALRSYSSAVRNMEQTVLLPSLLRDVPAEEDREAPSQDLYGDYLMLKSVRNAVESGLAQPEDKSKSKVRVSEVLLEPESLLRFHLTGLFAVVSQLTRRSHRLTQKYLDIVGISN; encoded by the coding sequence ATGAGCGAAATCATGCAGTCGGCGGAATTAAATCGCAACAGCCTGCTGCCGGCCTTGAGGAGCTACAGCTCGGCGGTGAGGAACATGGAGCAGACGGTCCTCCTGCCCAGCCTGCTGCGAGACGTCCCCGCCGAGGAGGACCGAGAGGCGCCTTCCCAGGATTTGTACGGCGACTACCTGATGCTCAAGTCGGTGAGGAACGCAGTGGAGAGCGGACTGGCGCAACCCGAGGACAAGAGTAAGTCCAAGGTCCGCGTGAGCGAGGTGCTGCTGGAGCCGGAGAGCCTCCTGCGCTTCCACCTGACCGGACTCTTCGCCGTCGTCAGCCAGCTCACGCGCAGGAGCCACAGGCTGACGCAGAAGTACCTGGACATTGTCGGCATCTCCAATTAA